From a single Ignavibacteria bacterium genomic region:
- a CDS encoding S9 family peptidase: protein MLKKLLLTLVFSVTTILTQSVDIKVNSFLVYGPLKVTGPVIHTDKNPDIKSVFSDGDNILPVIGLLPDRDKWDVLTPYFLENVDKSKNSIYYAAFYLEVSDFTSSDMKVTSRMPYRVYLGSEGKKSNIDAPDSDTSITKSVTIPLNLEAGKHLVVIKVLSVGNVPGDRDLKVSLTKPKEPGTVIAPTVDPTRYTSFERLLDDPKIQSVSISGNGEFSAVAINQRNKSKASFDRNILIFENETGNQVRTVSVSGFEWVKDDSYAYSSSGNKTSSIHLASMKNGQTRTLIEGIENLSGFFFSKDGSKLFYTVYKEVDQFENGAKRHKGIQDRAPGSRNKYKTLSYDIETGLTSVITGFDDNLIVSSLSEDNKKLILTRSDYDMTRRPYSYTDHFIYDFETGSLDSLFRVFYGGDAVLNSNNSQLYITGGPALFGNTGVTTPPELIPNDYNTLLFRYDLKSKTAECLTKTFDPAISSFNLDDNSGMIWLLTTDKSYKTLYSLSSDGKFKKIELPVKSVEKLDFDKKFKYAIISGSNPDYPERVWLYNTKTGKSTLLFNPNEKTYKDIVPGKYEEFTFTSGKGRNIEGAVFFPPNYDPNKKYPCIVNYYGGTTPVSNLFEGRYPKNIWTANGYIVFIVQPSGAIGYGQQFAAYHVNDWGEVVAQEIIEGTKEMLKRYPAVDPSRLGCIGASYGGFMTMSLITKTDMFAAAISHAGISSLSSYWGEGFWGLVYSAVATANSFPWNRKDIYVDKSPLFSADKVNTPLLLLHGNDDTNVPPGESMTFYTALKVLGKDVELIEIDKQDHHILDYDKRKHWSKTILAYFDKYLKKNPAWWNFLYEGSSK from the coding sequence ATGCTTAAAAAGTTGCTCCTGACGCTGGTCTTTTCTGTGACCACAATTTTAACCCAGTCCGTAGATATTAAAGTAAACAGTTTTCTCGTTTACGGACCTCTTAAAGTAACCGGCCCGGTTATCCACACAGACAAGAATCCGGATATTAAATCGGTATTTTCAGACGGTGACAATATATTGCCCGTAATCGGGTTACTCCCAGATAGGGATAAATGGGATGTGCTGACTCCTTATTTTCTTGAAAATGTTGATAAGAGCAAAAATTCAATCTATTATGCAGCCTTTTATCTCGAGGTTTCCGATTTTACTTCATCAGATATGAAGGTTACCTCCAGAATGCCATACCGGGTTTATCTCGGAAGTGAGGGTAAAAAATCGAATATCGACGCACCCGATTCCGACACTTCCATCACAAAATCGGTAACAATTCCGTTGAACCTCGAAGCAGGAAAACATCTTGTTGTTATTAAAGTACTGAGTGTTGGCAATGTACCCGGTGACAGGGACCTGAAAGTATCCTTAACAAAGCCCAAAGAACCCGGGACGGTTATAGCTCCAACTGTTGATCCGACCCGGTATACTTCATTCGAAAGACTGCTCGACGACCCTAAAATACAGAGTGTGTCAATTTCAGGGAACGGCGAATTCTCGGCTGTTGCAATCAACCAAAGAAATAAATCGAAGGCATCGTTCGACAGGAATATTCTGATTTTTGAAAATGAAACCGGAAACCAGGTGCGGACTGTTTCAGTCTCCGGATTTGAATGGGTAAAAGATGACTCTTATGCATACAGTTCGAGCGGAAATAAAACTTCCTCCATCCATCTCGCCTCGATGAAAAACGGACAAACACGAACCCTGATTGAGGGAATTGAAAATCTGTCCGGATTTTTCTTCAGCAAAGACGGTTCCAAACTCTTTTATACGGTTTATAAGGAGGTTGATCAGTTCGAGAATGGAGCAAAAAGACACAAAGGGATCCAGGACAGAGCCCCGGGGTCAAGGAATAAATATAAAACACTCTCATACGACATCGAAACTGGCCTTACTTCTGTGATAACGGGGTTCGATGACAATCTGATTGTCTCATCTCTTTCTGAAGACAATAAAAAGCTTATTCTCACCAGGTCTGATTATGATATGACGAGACGCCCTTATTCATACACAGATCATTTTATTTATGATTTCGAAACAGGCTCTCTTGACTCCCTCTTCAGGGTTTTCTACGGTGGTGATGCGGTTCTTAATTCAAACAATTCGCAACTGTATATAACCGGCGGACCCGCACTTTTCGGGAATACAGGAGTAACTACCCCTCCCGAACTGATCCCGAACGACTATAACACTCTCCTTTTCCGTTACGATCTTAAATCAAAAACAGCGGAATGCCTTACAAAAACTTTTGATCCTGCTATTTCATCCTTCAATCTTGATGACAATTCGGGCATGATCTGGCTGTTGACCACTGATAAAAGTTACAAAACTCTTTATTCTCTTTCCTCCGACGGTAAATTCAAAAAAATCGAACTGCCTGTTAAATCGGTGGAGAAACTCGATTTTGACAAAAAGTTCAAATATGCCATCATTAGCGGTTCAAATCCCGATTACCCCGAACGGGTCTGGCTCTACAATACAAAGACGGGAAAATCGACACTTTTATTCAACCCGAATGAAAAAACTTACAAGGACATCGTTCCCGGTAAATATGAGGAGTTTACCTTCACTTCCGGCAAAGGAAGAAATATAGAGGGAGCGGTTTTCTTCCCTCCGAACTATGATCCGAATAAAAAATACCCCTGCATTGTAAACTACTATGGTGGAACCACCCCCGTCTCAAACCTGTTCGAAGGACGGTATCCCAAGAACATCTGGACTGCAAATGGCTATATTGTTTTCATTGTACAACCCTCGGGGGCAATTGGCTACGGTCAGCAATTTGCAGCATACCATGTGAACGACTGGGGTGAAGTGGTTGCTCAGGAGATCATTGAAGGGACAAAAGAGATGCTGAAAAGGTATCCGGCAGTCGACCCTTCGCGGCTTGGCTGCATTGGTGCCTCCTACGGTGGATTTATGACGATGTCACTGATAACCAAGACCGATATGTTTGCGGCTGCAATCTCTCATGCAGGTATAAGTTCCCTTTCAAGTTACTGGGGGGAAGGATTCTGGGGGCTTGTATATTCCGCAGTTGCAACAGCGAACAGTTTCCCTTGGAACCGTAAAGATATCTATGTCGATAAAAGTCCTCTCTTTTCGGCTGACAAAGTGAACACTCCCCTTCTGCTTCTTCACGGAAATGATGATACAAATGTACCTCCCGGAGAAAGCATGACATTCTACACAGCACTAAAAGTGTTAGGAAAAGATGTGGAACTCATTGAAATTGACAAGCAGGACCACCACATTCTTGACTATGATAAACGGAAACACTGGTCAAAAACAATTCTTGCTTATTTTGATAAATATTTGAAGAAAAATCCCGCATGGTGGAACTTCCTGTATGAGGGCTCTTCAAAATAA
- a CDS encoding substrate-binding domain-containing protein, giving the protein MKKINRVLVLFLATVAFLFTSCENKISTGQADEPTMGKKKIAVDETFKPVFEELEKQFETLYPNAFLDIIYAPESKVVDLLLQDSVQIIFIARELNAKEAAIMAKREVVARNTKIAYDGVAVLVNKNNKLGVLTHDDLMRIFTGKVTKFDEIKEGLAKEPFSLVFENSLAGTVNFFAARYGEDFRTAKNVYDLKTPKDLISHVSTNADAIGFLSSIYVYDDADTNKTTFIKDVKVLDLEVADSIKSDQKAVGPWQYYVAQRYDPTVNTEREPPLYPLVRSLTSVNFEGRAGLGQGFTAYVASEPGQRTVLRFGLVPARMPVRILQITNQNIQIK; this is encoded by the coding sequence ATGAAGAAGATCAATAGAGTTCTAGTATTATTTTTGGCAACAGTTGCCTTCCTTTTCACTTCCTGTGAAAATAAAATTTCAACCGGTCAGGCTGATGAACCCACGATGGGTAAAAAGAAGATCGCCGTTGATGAAACATTCAAACCTGTCTTTGAAGAACTTGAAAAACAGTTCGAAACACTCTACCCAAATGCTTTTCTCGACATCATTTATGCACCAGAATCAAAGGTGGTCGACCTTCTTCTCCAGGATTCCGTCCAGATCATTTTTATTGCCCGGGAGTTGAACGCAAAAGAAGCCGCAATTATGGCAAAAAGGGAAGTGGTTGCACGCAACACAAAGATTGCCTATGACGGGGTTGCAGTACTCGTGAACAAGAATAACAAACTTGGTGTCCTGACCCACGACGATCTTATGAGAATTTTTACCGGCAAGGTTACAAAATTTGACGAGATAAAAGAAGGTCTGGCAAAAGAACCGTTTTCGCTGGTGTTCGAAAACTCGCTCGCAGGAACAGTAAATTTCTTTGCTGCCCGATATGGTGAAGATTTCCGTACAGCCAAGAATGTTTACGACCTTAAAACACCAAAAGACCTTATCAGTCATGTCTCGACAAATGCAGATGCAATTGGCTTCCTGAGCTCAATTTATGTATACGATGACGCTGACACAAACAAAACGACTTTTATAAAAGATGTTAAAGTTCTCGATCTCGAAGTGGCTGATTCAATTAAATCAGACCAAAAAGCAGTCGGTCCATGGCAGTATTATGTTGCTCAAAGATACGATCCCACGGTAAACACCGAAAGAGAACCACCTCTCTATCCGCTCGTCAGAAGCCTCACTTCTGTGAACTTTGAAGGCAGGGCAGGTTTAGGACAGGGATTTACCGCCTATGTAGCGAGCGAACCGGGACAGCGGACAGTACTCAGATTTGGTCTGGTGCCTGCCCGGATGCCCGTCAGGATCTTACAAATAACAAACCAAAATATTCAAATCAAGTAA
- a CDS encoding tetratricopeptide repeat protein, translating into MKKTILLSLLLVVGAFTLSNAQNLKDAHKYLENESYTNALQTYNQLLAEEPGNVKYGYFLAHAYLHVARNDSAKMVMDKFTATAAGDPYYMLGVATLAFKDKNYTLAKDLISQALAKVSTEKKGTTIYDVEFLIDLSDAIYVGGADKEICELGIDAILKNLSKDPKNYDLLIAAGKIYYTIPDGTNALKFFKSALDIQSNKPAAHVGYGQVYRLIKQYGSAEIKFQDALKLNPDYAPAYREIAEMNYDMEDYAKAIQNYKEYLQKSEKTLPNLRRFAIIQYNGKDYVGTVATTKEFLASAGKNADMWVLQAYAYDMTGDSTNAIASFDKYFSFVEQPKIKAYDYELYGKNHKKVGNDSIAVLNYIKAVDLDSTKSTLLGDVAAYYFKKKDWESAAKSYKKKEQLERGLAQREYYNLGMAYYFGKNYDAGIVAFDSLLSQKADFALGYFYKALCLSQIETLDSTKFGIAKPVFDSFIAIAGKTPDKFKTQLINAYDYMGYFYFQSQDKPEFKDTWKQNFRDAYEKILVLDPNNQGAKDNLKLVPADKK; encoded by the coding sequence ATGAAAAAGACAATCTTGCTTTCCCTCCTCCTCGTTGTTGGTGCATTCACATTAAGTAATGCTCAAAATCTTAAAGATGCCCACAAATATCTGGAAAACGAAAGCTACACAAATGCACTGCAAACATACAACCAGTTGCTGGCCGAAGAACCCGGCAATGTTAAGTATGGTTATTTTTTAGCCCATGCCTACCTGCATGTCGCAAGAAATGACAGCGCAAAAATGGTGATGGATAAATTTACTGCGACTGCTGCCGGCGATCCTTACTACATGCTGGGAGTCGCCACCCTCGCATTCAAAGATAAAAACTATACTCTTGCCAAAGACCTGATCTCACAGGCACTCGCGAAAGTTTCGACTGAGAAAAAAGGTACAACGATTTATGATGTCGAATTTCTCATTGACTTGTCTGATGCCATCTATGTTGGCGGTGCCGACAAGGAAATTTGCGAGCTTGGAATTGATGCCATATTAAAAAATCTGTCAAAAGATCCGAAGAATTATGATCTCCTGATCGCAGCAGGAAAGATTTATTATACCATTCCTGATGGCACGAATGCTCTTAAGTTCTTCAAATCAGCGCTCGATATTCAGAGCAATAAACCCGCTGCACATGTGGGGTATGGACAGGTTTACAGACTGATCAAGCAATATGGTTCTGCCGAAATCAAATTTCAGGATGCGTTAAAACTCAACCCGGACTATGCTCCTGCATACCGTGAGATTGCCGAAATGAACTACGATATGGAAGACTATGCAAAAGCAATCCAGAACTATAAAGAGTATTTGCAAAAGTCGGAAAAGACACTTCCTAATCTCAGAAGATTTGCCATTATCCAGTATAACGGTAAAGATTATGTCGGGACAGTTGCAACCACAAAAGAGTTTCTTGCCAGCGCTGGAAAGAATGCCGACATGTGGGTTCTTCAGGCTTATGCATACGATATGACAGGCGATTCAACAAATGCAATTGCATCATTCGATAAATATTTCTCATTCGTTGAACAGCCAAAGATCAAAGCCTATGATTACGAACTCTATGGTAAAAACCATAAAAAAGTTGGAAACGACTCGATTGCAGTTCTGAACTACATTAAAGCTGTTGATCTTGATTCCACCAAATCCACTCTTCTTGGTGATGTTGCAGCATACTACTTCAAGAAAAAAGACTGGGAATCTGCTGCAAAGAGCTATAAAAAGAAAGAACAGCTCGAACGCGGACTGGCACAGCGTGAATACTACAACCTTGGAATGGCTTACTATTTCGGGAAAAATTACGATGCCGGTATTGTTGCATTCGACAGTCTCTTAAGCCAGAAGGCTGACTTTGCCCTTGGTTATTTTTATAAAGCTTTGTGCCTCTCTCAAATAGAGACACTTGATTCAACCAAGTTTGGAATTGCGAAACCTGTATTCGACAGTTTTATAGCAATCGCCGGTAAAACCCCGGATAAATTCAAGACACAGCTCATTAATGCTTACGATTACATGGGTTATTTTTACTTCCAAAGTCAGGATAAACCTGAATTCAAAGACACCTGGAAACAAAATTTCAGAGATGCCTATGAAAAAATTCTGGTTCTCGATCCTAATAACCAGGGAGCAAAAGACAACCTTAAGCTGGTACCCGCGGATAAAAAGTAA
- a CDS encoding PD40 domain-containing protein, whose product MTRIIMFISLLLAVFELQAQESRLLRFPNINGDQIVFTYAGDLYIVNATGGTARKITNHTGIEMFAKFSPDGKHIAFTGQYDGNTEVYLIPSTGGVPKRLTYTATLGRDDVSDRMGPNNIVMAWRDNETVMFRSRWIEPNDWKGQLFFANVKGGLAEQLPLPRGGFGTFSPDGKKLVYNRVFREFRTWKRYRGGQADDLWIYDFDSKKTTRVQENPAQDIFPMWAGNKIYFASDRTGTMNLYSIDLATKQEKQITNFTDFDVKFPSIGGNYIVFENAGYIYRLDITNDKYSKVEIRISDDFATGRDGIVDVSRNIASFEISPDGNRALLSARGDIFTVPAKNGATRNLTATSGIHERSPKWSPDGKFIAYISDKSGEDEVYITPQDGKGEEIQITKGGNAYKFSIQWSPDSKKLIFSDQNYTLNFVDIDSKTITQVDKSDVTPVFAFDWSHDSRYIAYNKAEDNVSSRIYIYSLDDKKASPVTDGFFDVGQPVFSKDGKYLFFTSERTFNPTYGWTEWNHIYSDMTKLYLVTLQNSTKSPFEPKSDEVSVKEEKPAPEKKEEKDTKESKETKDSKEVSKKLVIDFDGILNRVAEIPAPSGSYGNLSTTADKIFYYRRGAREDKFNLYSYNLKDLEETNLGEVAGYEISADEKKMLVRVGNSYGIVPLPSAPVKIKDALNLSDLKVSLDRKAEWKQIFDESWRQMRDFFYAKNMHGVDWAAVKKQYEVLLPYVNHRIDLTYIIGEMIGELNIGHAYVGGGDYPKAARIALGLLGAKLEKDASGYVKVKKILTGQNWDKDFRSPLTEIGVNVKEGDYIIAVNGKSVKEMDNIYESLVDRAGKQVVLTVNTVADEKGSRDVTVVPVADEQNLYYLNWVEGNIEKVTKATEGKVGYIHIPDMGVNGLNWFVKYYYPQLNKEALIIDDRGNGGGNVSPQILERLARMPVMMNYRRNSINTFNPTGMHVGPKILLMDEFSASDGDIFPYRFRAANLGKLVGKRSWGGVVGISGSLPFVDGGILNKPEFGPYHLNEAKWIMEGHGVDPDIVVDNDPALEFSGTDEQLNKGIELILKELEKNPVKKNPVPAFPDKSK is encoded by the coding sequence ATGACTCGAATAATCATGTTTATTTCTCTGCTTTTGGCAGTTTTCGAACTGCAGGCACAGGAATCCCGGCTTCTTCGATTTCCAAATATCAACGGTGATCAGATTGTTTTTACTTATGCAGGTGATCTGTATATTGTGAATGCCACCGGTGGTACTGCCCGGAAGATTACCAATCACACGGGAATTGAAATGTTCGCCAAATTCTCCCCCGACGGCAAGCATATAGCTTTCACGGGGCAGTATGATGGAAATACCGAAGTGTATCTGATTCCCTCAACGGGTGGTGTCCCGAAAAGACTGACTTACACCGCAACCCTTGGAAGGGACGATGTATCTGACAGAATGGGACCAAACAACATCGTGATGGCATGGCGTGACAATGAAACAGTGATGTTTCGCAGCAGATGGATAGAGCCAAATGACTGGAAAGGTCAGCTCTTTTTCGCAAATGTAAAAGGTGGACTCGCCGAACAGCTCCCTCTCCCAAGAGGTGGTTTTGGCACATTCTCACCTGATGGAAAAAAACTTGTTTACAACAGGGTCTTCAGGGAGTTCAGAACCTGGAAACGCTATCGTGGCGGACAGGCGGATGACCTCTGGATCTATGATTTTGATTCAAAGAAGACTACCCGTGTTCAGGAAAATCCCGCTCAGGACATTTTCCCGATGTGGGCAGGCAACAAAATATATTTCGCCTCCGACAGAACCGGCACCATGAATCTGTATTCAATCGACCTCGCGACAAAGCAGGAGAAACAGATTACAAATTTTACCGATTTCGATGTGAAATTCCCCTCGATAGGTGGGAATTACATTGTTTTCGAAAACGCCGGATACATCTATAGACTCGATATTACGAATGACAAATATTCAAAAGTTGAAATCCGGATCAGTGATGACTTTGCCACAGGCAGAGACGGGATAGTGGATGTAAGCCGTAATATCGCCAGCTTTGAGATTTCACCCGATGGAAACCGGGCTCTTTTAAGCGCCAGAGGTGATATATTTACGGTTCCCGCAAAGAATGGTGCCACCAGAAATCTGACAGCCACTTCAGGAATTCATGAACGCTCACCGAAGTGGTCACCTGACGGCAAATTTATTGCTTATATCTCCGACAAAAGTGGAGAGGATGAAGTATATATTACTCCTCAGGATGGCAAAGGTGAGGAAATTCAGATTACAAAAGGCGGAAATGCTTATAAATTCTCGATTCAATGGTCACCCGACAGTAAAAAGCTGATCTTCTCCGACCAGAATTATACATTAAACTTTGTTGATATCGACTCAAAAACAATAACTCAGGTCGACAAATCAGATGTTACTCCTGTCTTTGCCTTCGACTGGTCGCATGACAGCCGTTACATTGCCTACAATAAAGCAGAGGACAATGTATCATCAAGAATATATATCTATTCGCTTGATGATAAAAAAGCTTCTCCTGTTACCGATGGCTTTTTCGATGTCGGGCAACCTGTTTTCTCAAAAGACGGAAAATATCTCTTCTTCACCTCGGAAAGGACATTCAACCCGACCTATGGCTGGACAGAGTGGAATCACATCTATTCAGACATGACAAAACTGTATCTGGTTACCCTTCAGAATTCGACTAAATCACCTTTCGAACCCAAAAGTGATGAAGTCTCTGTAAAAGAAGAGAAACCGGCTCCTGAGAAGAAGGAAGAAAAAGATACCAAAGAATCGAAAGAGACAAAGGATTCAAAGGAAGTATCGAAGAAACTCGTCATCGATTTTGACGGAATTCTGAACAGGGTTGCGGAAATACCGGCACCCTCAGGCAGTTATGGAAACCTCTCTACAACTGCTGATAAAATTTTCTACTACAGAAGGGGTGCAAGGGAGGACAAATTCAACCTCTACTCATACAATCTGAAAGACCTGGAAGAGACTAATCTCGGTGAGGTTGCCGGATATGAAATCTCTGCCGACGAGAAAAAAATGCTCGTAAGAGTTGGAAATTCCTACGGAATAGTACCACTTCCTTCTGCTCCTGTAAAAATAAAAGATGCCTTGAATCTTTCCGATCTAAAGGTGTCGCTCGACAGAAAAGCTGAATGGAAACAGATTTTCGATGAGTCCTGGCGACAAATGCGCGATTTCTTCTATGCGAAAAACATGCACGGGGTCGATTGGGCAGCAGTAAAAAAACAGTATGAAGTGCTGCTCCCCTATGTAAACCACAGAATTGATCTGACCTACATTATCGGAGAAATGATCGGTGAACTGAATATCGGGCACGCCTATGTCGGTGGCGGTGACTATCCCAAAGCTGCGAGAATTGCCCTGGGACTCCTCGGTGCAAAACTGGAAAAAGATGCCTCGGGATATGTAAAGGTTAAGAAAATTCTTACCGGACAAAACTGGGACAAAGACTTCCGTTCTCCTCTCACTGAAATCGGTGTAAATGTAAAAGAGGGTGATTATATCATCGCAGTGAACGGAAAATCCGTGAAGGAGATGGATAACATTTATGAATCGCTCGTCGATCGTGCAGGAAAACAGGTGGTACTTACCGTTAACACTGTTGCTGACGAAAAAGGTTCGAGAGATGTTACCGTGGTTCCTGTTGCTGATGAACAGAATCTCTATTATCTCAACTGGGTGGAAGGAAATATTGAAAAAGTCACCAAAGCCACAGAAGGAAAAGTTGGTTACATCCATATCCCCGACATGGGTGTAAACGGACTGAACTGGTTCGTAAAATATTACTACCCTCAGTTGAACAAAGAAGCTCTCATCATCGACGATCGAGGAAACGGCGGCGGAAATGTTTCTCCTCAAATTCTCGAGAGACTCGCTCGAATGCCGGTAATGATGAACTACAGAAGAAATTCCATCAATACCTTTAATCCGACAGGCATGCATGTAGGGCCTAAAATTCTGCTTATGGATGAGTTCTCTGCATCGGATGGAGACATCTTCCCCTATCGCTTCAGAGCTGCCAATCTCGGCAAGCTTGTCGGTAAGAGATCATGGGGTGGTGTTGTGGGAATTTCCGGTTCACTTCCATTTGTCGACGGTGGCATTTTGAATAAACCTGAGTTTGGTCCTTACCACCTGAATGAGGCTAAGTGGATCATGGAAGGGCATGGTGTCGATCCCGACATAGTTGTCGACAACGACCCTGCACTCGAATTTTCAGGAACTGATGAACAGCTCAACAAGGGAATCGAACTGATACTGAAAGAACTGGAAAAGAATCCCGTTAAGAAGAACCCTGTTCCCGCTTTCCCGGATAAAAGCAAATAA
- a CDS encoding M14 family metallopeptidase: protein MPKYFSKIISLLLILSSTMFSQADWKTEFEKSDFKATSTSEETDRFFTRLATISDAVRYETIGTSPQGREIKVFIVSKDKAFTPEVAKKTGKPVLLILNGIHSGEIEGKDASMLFLREMLIEGKHKDVFENVILLVIPIFSVDGHERSSAYNRINQNGPTNMGWRTTAQNINLNRDWMKADAPEMRAMLGLFSTWMPDFMIDNHTTDGADYQYTVTYGLERHGNIAPNLAKLSEKVFLPFLIENVEAAGWLVAPYVYFKDNNVEKGMLDWASTPRFSGGYTAAQNRISLLVETHMMKPYKDRVFATKSVLETTAKFLVLNGKIIREENNKADNNMKQFIGKGAKWLPIKFSTKETAGSSILFKGIEAVHETSAVSGTEKIVYTGKKFEKEIPVFDNVIASDSMEVPSGYIIPAEYSSLVSIMELHGIKVEKLEAPKKFLVERLKFKDFTFAKTPYEGRFRVTSGYDVSKIKEVVPSGAFFVSCDQRALKVINLLLEPRSEDSFLSWGFFNQIFEMKEYFEDYVMEKVALEMLAANPALKKEFEEKIANDEKFRNDPDARLSFFYKKSPYFDKNYCVYPILRVVE, encoded by the coding sequence TTGCCAAAATATTTCTCAAAAATCATCTCACTGCTTTTGATTCTCTCCTCAACGATGTTTTCCCAAGCTGACTGGAAGACTGAATTTGAAAAATCTGACTTTAAAGCCACCTCGACTTCTGAAGAGACGGACAGGTTTTTCACCCGGCTCGCCACAATAAGTGATGCAGTAAGGTATGAAACCATCGGCACTTCACCCCAGGGAAGGGAAATAAAAGTTTTTATCGTTTCAAAGGACAAGGCTTTTACCCCAGAGGTTGCAAAGAAAACGGGCAAACCTGTGCTTCTCATACTGAATGGTATCCACTCCGGTGAGATAGAGGGAAAAGATGCTTCGATGTTGTTTCTTCGTGAAATGCTGATTGAGGGAAAACACAAGGATGTATTCGAAAATGTGATTTTACTCGTCATCCCGATATTTAGTGTTGACGGGCATGAGAGAAGTTCTGCCTACAATAGAATCAATCAGAACGGTCCGACGAATATGGGCTGGCGAACGACTGCTCAAAATATAAATCTGAATCGTGACTGGATGAAAGCTGATGCACCGGAGATGCGTGCAATGTTGGGATTGTTCTCGACATGGATGCCCGATTTCATGATCGATAATCATACGACCGACGGTGCTGACTATCAATATACTGTTACCTACGGACTCGAACGCCATGGTAATATTGCACCAAATCTGGCAAAGCTTTCAGAAAAAGTATTCCTCCCATTTCTTATTGAAAATGTTGAGGCTGCTGGCTGGCTCGTAGCTCCGTATGTTTACTTCAAGGACAATAATGTTGAGAAGGGGATGCTCGACTGGGCTTCAACTCCCAGATTTTCGGGTGGATATACAGCCGCACAAAACAGGATTTCGCTGTTGGTTGAAACTCATATGATGAAACCATACAAGGACCGTGTTTTCGCCACGAAGTCGGTTCTGGAAACGACTGCAAAATTTCTTGTTCTGAATGGCAAAATAATCAGGGAAGAGAATAACAAAGCCGACAATAACATGAAACAGTTCATCGGAAAAGGTGCGAAATGGCTTCCAATTAAGTTTTCTACAAAAGAAACGGCCGGCAGCAGCATTTTATTCAAAGGAATTGAAGCTGTTCATGAAACGAGTGCGGTCTCCGGCACTGAAAAAATCGTTTATACTGGCAAAAAATTTGAAAAGGAAATTCCCGTTTTTGATAATGTGATCGCCTCTGATTCGATGGAGGTTCCGTCGGGCTACATAATACCGGCCGAGTATTCATCACTTGTTTCAATAATGGAGCTTCACGGGATAAAAGTGGAGAAACTTGAAGCACCAAAAAAATTCCTGGTTGAGCGACTAAAATTCAAAGACTTCACATTTGCTAAAACTCCCTATGAAGGACGATTCAGAGTGACTTCCGGTTATGATGTTTCCAAAATAAAGGAAGTGGTTCCGTCAGGCGCGTTTTTTGTCTCCTGCGACCAAAGGGCACTTAAAGTTATCAACCTGCTGCTCGAACCCCGTTCTGAAGATTCCTTTCTGTCATGGGGATTTTTCAATCAGATTTTTGAGATGAAGGAATATTTCGAAGATTATGTGATGGAAAAAGTGGCACTTGAAATGCTCGCAGCCAACCCCGCCTTAAAAAAGGAATTTGAGGAAAAAATTGCTAATGATGAAAAATTTAGAAATGACCCCGATGCAAGACTTTCGTTTTTTTATAAAAAGTCACCTTATTTTGATAAAAACTACTGTGTATATCCAATTTTAAGGGTAGTCGAATGA
- a CDS encoding M15 family metallopeptidase gives MKRCNISFKWFLPAFLLLSGLAFSQPEVPVNEFGLKVVDSKSLYLAQVSNNVENTLLNLEGFIPNLRKDVKYATTDNVTKQVLYTTPGVFLRKPAAEALKKTAEELALNGIGLVVYDAYRPYSITKKIWEFVLNEDFAASPKTGSRHNRGCAIDIGLYDITNGELLDMPTIFDDFTEKASHKYMKISPQQRINRALLRTVMEKHGFKALESEWWHYDYSSWKSFDLMDISFEDLK, from the coding sequence ATGAAAAGATGCAATATTTCTTTCAAATGGTTCCTTCCTGCATTCCTGTTACTTTCAGGTCTTGCATTTTCACAACCGGAAGTGCCCGTAAATGAATTTGGATTAAAGGTTGTCGATTCCAAATCCCTTTATTTGGCTCAGGTTTCCAATAATGTTGAGAATACATTGCTCAACCTTGAAGGATTTATACCAAATCTTCGCAAAGATGTGAAGTACGCAACCACGGATAATGTCACAAAACAGGTGCTTTACACTACTCCGGGAGTATTTTTGAGGAAACCTGCTGCCGAGGCATTAAAAAAAACTGCAGAAGAACTTGCATTGAACGGTATCGGGCTTGTTGTTTATGATGCATATAGACCCTACAGCATCACGAAAAAGATTTGGGAGTTTGTTCTCAATGAAGATTTTGCAGCGAGTCCTAAAACAGGAAGTCGTCACAACAGGGGGTGTGCGATTGATATCGGTCTGTATGACATAACGAACGGTGAACTGCTTGATATGCCTACCATTTTCGATGATTTTACGGAAAAGGCGAGTCACAAGTATATGAAAATATCACCTCAGCAAAGGATAAATCGTGCACTTTTGAGGACAGTTATGGAAAAACACGGTTTCAAGGCTCTCGAAAGTGAATGGTGGCATTATGATTATTCAAGCTGGAAAAGTTTTGACCTGATGGATATCAGTTTTGAGGATCTGAAATAG